A region of the Conyzicola lurida genome:
TGAGCCCGAGCAGCACCGAGGCGATGCCGAGGATCAGGGCGACCACGCTGAGGTTGCGGGTCGCGGCGGGAGCGGTGGGAACCGCTGTGGTGGGAAGCGTCTGGGTCATGGTCCAAGGCTAGAAGCGACGAATCCCCGGTTCCATCGGGGTAACCCCCGGTTTGTGGCTCAGGGTACCCGCGGGGCCTCTGCCGCCGTGCCGGTGATGGCGCGCACGGCACCCTCGAGCTCGGGGTGCTCGAACTCGAAGCCCTCGGCCTCCAGCGTCGTCGGCAGCACCCATCGGCTCTTGAGCAGCAGCTCGGTCTCGGTGTGGATCGCGAACGAGCCGAGCTCGAGCATCCACCGGGTGAGCGGGAGCCCGAACGGCACGCCGAGCACGCGTCGCAGCGTGCCCATGAGTTCGCGGTTCGTGACCGGCCGCGGGGCCGCCACGTTGACGGGGCCGTCGATCGCGGCATCCGTCTGGATGAACCGGATCGCACGGTAGACGTCGTCGATGTGGACCCAGGAGAACATCTGGCGGGCGCCCGCTGTCTTGCCGCCGACGTGCGGCCCGCCGAGACCGATTCGGGTGAGGGAGAGCAGCGGTGACAGGGCGGACCCGTCGCCGAGCACGATCGCCATGCGCAGCGCGACCTGACGCACACCGTCGCGGGAGTGGGCGAAGAACTCGCGCTCCCAGGCGGTGGCGACGTTGACCGAGAAGCCGTTGCCGATCTGGCCGTCGGCGTCGGTCATCGGGCGGTCGTCGGCGTGCCGGTAGATCGTGGCGGTGCTGGAGTTGAGCCAGAGCGCGGGCGGGTTCGGCACGGTCTCGACGGCGCGGCCGAGCTCGCCCGTGGTGAGCAGGCGCGAGCTGAAGATCGCCGCGCGGTTCTTGTCGCTGTACCGCGTGTTCACGCTCTTGCCGGCGAGGTTGAGCAGCAGGTCGGCGCCGTCGATCGCCGCCTCGAGTGCGGCGGTATCGCCCCAGACGACGTCGGCGCCGCTGCGGCCGACCGTGACGACGGTGTCGCCGTCCTCCCGGAAGCGGCGGGCGAAGTACCGCCCCATAAACCCGCTCGCGCCGGCGATGACGATGCGCTGGCCGCTCACACTCCTGCCGGGATCCGCGAGAGGCCGGCGATGAGGTTCTCCTCGGAGTTGGCGAGGCAGACGCGGATCCAGCCCTCGCCGGAGCGTCCGAACGCACTGCCCGGGGCGACGGCCACGCGCTGCTCGAGCAGGAGGGTCTCGGCCCAGGCCGCGACATCCCCCGCACTGGCATGGCTCACGTCGATCCAGAGGTAGAAGGCCCCTGTCGGGGGCAGATAGCGGATGCCGCGGCTGTCGAGATACCCGGTGGCGGCGACCAGATTGGCCCGGTAGTGGGCCTTGGCGGCGGCGACGTGCTCGTGGTCTCCGGTGATCGCGGCGACGGCGGCGTACTGTGCCGGGCTGTTGACGCAGCTGATGGTCGCCTCCTGCACGGTGCGCATCGTGGCGGCGAGCCCGGGCGGCGTGACGAGGTAGCCGACCCGGATGCCGGTCATCGCGTAGGTCTTGGAGAGGGAGAAGGCGGAGAACACCCGACTGCGCTCGCCGTTTTCGGCGGTCTCGAGGCTGGCGATGCTCACGTGCTTCTCGCCGTAGGTGAAGTACTCGTAGACCTCGTCGCTGATGATCCAGAGGTCGTGGCGGCGGGCGAAGTCGAGCAGCTCCCGCAGCACCTCTTCGGGGAAGATCGCGCCCAGCGGGTTGGACGGCGAATTGACGATGAGTACGCGGGTGCGGTCGGTGACGAGGCGTTCGAGCTCGGCGATGTCGGGCAGGAACCCGCGTTCGGGCAGCAGCGAATAGGGCACGGGGTGGGCGTCGAGCATGCGCACGCCCATGGTGAAGGTCGTGTAGCCGGGATCGGGGATGAGCGCTTCGTCGCCGGCCGCGAGCGTCAGCGTCATGGCCTGGTAGAGCGCCTGCGTCGC
Encoded here:
- a CDS encoding TIGR01777 family oxidoreductase; the protein is MSGQRIVIAGASGFMGRYFARRFREDGDTVVTVGRSGADVVWGDTAALEAAIDGADLLLNLAGKSVNTRYSDKNRAAIFSSRLLTTGELGRAVETVPNPPALWLNSSTATIYRHADDRPMTDADGQIGNGFSVNVATAWEREFFAHSRDGVRQVALRMAIVLGDGSALSPLLSLTRIGLGGPHVGGKTAGARQMFSWVHIDDVYRAIRFIQTDAAIDGPVNVAAPRPVTNRELMGTLRRVLGVPFGLPLTRWMLELGSFAIHTETELLLKSRWVLPTTLEAEGFEFEHPELEGAVRAITGTAAEAPRVP
- a CDS encoding pyridoxal phosphate-dependent aminotransferase — encoded protein: MPHLAQHIESVPGSGIRHIFEISTKLDDVISLVIGEPDVPVAPHIAEAAKRAWDADETDYTPNGGIAPLRAAIVDKLARENGVHVDVERVWVTVGATQALYQAMTLTLAAGDEALIPDPGYTTFTMGVRMLDAHPVPYSLLPERGFLPDIAELERLVTDRTRVLIVNSPSNPLGAIFPEEVLRELLDFARRHDLWIISDEVYEYFTYGEKHVSIASLETAENGERSRVFSAFSLSKTYAMTGIRVGYLVTPPGLAATMRTVQEATISCVNSPAQYAAVAAITGDHEHVAAAKAHYRANLVAATGYLDSRGIRYLPPTGAFYLWIDVSHASAGDVAAWAETLLLEQRVAVAPGSAFGRSGEGWIRVCLANSEENLIAGLSRIPAGV